Proteins from one Amycolatopsis benzoatilytica AK 16/65 genomic window:
- the trmD gene encoding tRNA (guanosine(37)-N1)-methyltransferase TrmD, protein MRIDVVTIFPEYLDPLRAALLGRAIDRGLIEVGVHDLRDWTHDVHRAVDDAPYGGGPGMVMKPQIWGPALDDVCGEETRLVVPTPAGKPFTQELAHSYAEEKHLVFACGRYEGIDQRVVDDAARRMPVDEVSIGDYVLVGGEAAVLVIVEAVVRLLPGVLGNARSAAEDSFSDGLLEGPSYTRPEVWRDLAVPDVLRSGNHAVIDRWRRDRALERTARRRPDLLAKLPEGSLDRRDHEVLDQLGEHPG, encoded by the coding sequence TTGCGCATCGACGTCGTCACCATTTTCCCCGAGTACCTGGATCCGCTGCGCGCCGCGCTGCTGGGCCGGGCGATCGACCGCGGCCTCATCGAGGTCGGCGTGCACGACCTGCGCGACTGGACCCACGACGTCCACCGCGCGGTCGACGACGCCCCGTACGGCGGCGGTCCCGGCATGGTCATGAAGCCGCAGATCTGGGGTCCCGCGCTGGACGACGTGTGCGGCGAGGAGACCCGGCTCGTGGTGCCCACGCCGGCCGGCAAGCCGTTCACCCAGGAACTGGCGCATTCCTACGCCGAGGAAAAGCACCTGGTGTTCGCCTGCGGCCGCTACGAGGGCATCGACCAGCGGGTCGTGGACGACGCGGCCCGCCGGATGCCGGTCGACGAGGTCTCGATCGGCGACTACGTGCTGGTCGGCGGCGAGGCCGCGGTGCTGGTGATCGTCGAGGCGGTGGTCCGGCTGCTGCCGGGCGTGCTCGGCAACGCGCGGTCGGCGGCCGAGGACTCGTTCTCCGACGGCTTGCTCGAAGGCCCCAGCTACACCCGCCCGGAGGTGTGGCGCGACCTGGCGGTGCCGGACGTGCTGCGCTCGGGCAACCACGCGGTCATCGACCGCTGGCGACGCGACCGGGCGCTCGAGCGCACCGCGCGGCGCCGCCCCGATCTGCTGGCCAAGCTGCCGGAGGGCAGCCTGGACCGGCGCGATCACGAGGTGCTCGACCAGCTCGGCGAGCACCCCGGCTAG
- a CDS encoding RNA-binding protein — MSFLADSLEHLVRGIVDNPDEVRVELLTTRRGRTLEVHVHPDDLGKVIGRGGRTATALRTVMGGIGGRGVRVDVVDTDR; from the coding sequence GTGAGCTTCCTCGCCGACTCCCTCGAGCACCTCGTGCGCGGGATCGTCGACAACCCGGACGAGGTCCGGGTCGAGCTGCTGACCACGCGTCGTGGCCGCACGCTCGAGGTGCACGTGCACCCCGACGACCTCGGCAAGGTGATCGGCCGGGGCGGTCGCACGGCGACCGCTCTGCGCACCGTGATGGGCGGCATCGGCGGCCGCGGCGTCCGGGTGGACGTCGTCGACACCGATCGCTGA
- the rimM gene encoding ribosome maturation factor RimM (Essential for efficient processing of 16S rRNA): protein MDVVVGRIAKAHGIRGELAVDVRTDSPQERFAVGAVVTTKLRDGSTRELTIAAAREHSGRLLVRFEQVLTRDVAETLRGALLLADTDTLPPTGDPDEFYDHELAGLSAELADGTVVGKVVEVVHSPAGELLELDHDGRSVLVPFVRAIVPVVDVAGGRVVLDPPEGLLDAD from the coding sequence ATGGACGTCGTAGTCGGCCGTATCGCGAAAGCGCACGGCATCCGCGGCGAGCTCGCGGTCGACGTGCGCACCGATTCTCCGCAGGAGCGGTTCGCGGTCGGTGCGGTCGTCACGACGAAGCTGCGCGACGGCAGCACGAGAGAACTCACCATCGCAGCCGCCCGCGAACACAGCGGGCGGCTGCTGGTGCGTTTCGAGCAGGTGCTCACCCGCGATGTCGCGGAAACCCTGCGCGGAGCCCTGCTTCTGGCGGACACGGACACGCTGCCGCCCACCGGCGACCCGGACGAGTTCTACGACCACGAGCTGGCCGGCCTGAGCGCCGAGCTGGCCGACGGGACGGTCGTCGGCAAGGTCGTCGAGGTGGTCCACTCGCCGGCCGGGGAACTGCTCGAACTCGATCACGACGGGCGCTCGGTCTTGGTACCTTTCGTCCGCGCCATCGTTCCGGTGGTGGATGTCGCTGGGGGTCGGGTCGTGCTCGATCCGCCCGAAGGCCTCCTCGACGCTGACTGA
- the rpsP gene encoding 30S ribosomal protein S16 translates to MAVKIKLQRLGKIRAPYYRIIIADARTRRDGKAIETIGKYHPKEEPSFIEVDTERAQYWLGVGAQPTEPVQRILEITGDWQKFKGLPGAEGTLKVAEPKPSKQDLFNAALAAAGEEPSAEAITQKKKAPKKAEEKAEAAEGEKSE, encoded by the coding sequence GTGGCCGTCAAGATCAAGCTGCAGCGCCTCGGCAAGATCCGTGCGCCGTACTACCGCATCATCATCGCCGACGCGCGCACCCGCCGGGACGGCAAGGCCATCGAGACGATCGGCAAGTACCACCCGAAGGAAGAGCCGAGCTTCATCGAGGTCGACACCGAGCGGGCGCAGTACTGGCTGGGCGTCGGCGCGCAGCCGACCGAGCCGGTCCAGCGCATCCTCGAGATCACCGGCGACTGGCAGAAGTTCAAGGGCCTGCCGGGCGCCGAGGGCACCCTGAAGGTGGCCGAGCCGAAGCCGTCCAAGCAGGACCTGTTCAACGCGGCGCTGGCCGCGGCGGGCGAGGAGCCCTCCGCCGAGGCGATCACGCAGAAGAAGAAGGCCCCGAAGAAGGCCGAGGAGAAGGCCGAAGCTGCTGAGGGCGAGAAGTCCGAGTGA
- the rplS gene encoding 50S ribosomal protein L19, translating to MNTLDALDAQSLRSDIPAFRPGDTLKVHVRVIEGNRERNQVFQGVVIRRHGGGVRETFTVRKVSFGVGVERTFPVHSPNVAEIEVFKRGDVRRAKLYYLRELRGKKAKIKERRENRETTSAS from the coding sequence ATGAACACCCTGGACGCGCTGGACGCGCAGTCACTGCGTTCCGACATCCCGGCCTTCCGCCCCGGCGACACGCTCAAGGTGCACGTCCGCGTCATCGAGGGCAACCGCGAGCGCAACCAGGTCTTCCAGGGCGTCGTGATCCGCCGGCACGGCGGCGGCGTCCGGGAGACCTTCACCGTCCGCAAGGTCTCGTTCGGCGTCGGCGTCGAGCGCACCTTCCCGGTGCACTCGCCGAACGTGGCCGAGATCGAGGTCTTCAAGCGCGGCGACGTCCGCCGGGCGAAGCTGTACTACCTGCGCGAGCTCCGCGGCAAGAAGGCCAAGATCAAGGAGCGCCGCGAGAACCGCGAGACCACCTCCGCTTCCTGA
- a CDS encoding CPBP family intramembrane glutamic endopeptidase, whose product MTTSRPRETSALSPEEFGAESAAFPSHRWGFGAFLLVEAILLASAAFIGVLAGQPAHGRPLPISTVLLGTMLPTLIAAGAAVLVTLVRGNGPKLDLRLEWRWADARVGLKYGLLGLVLTSLSAWIWTEAVGSSNATSAISAVVDDRKMSVPAAIVMFGYLWLVGPICEEIIYRGLLWGAVERLQWRSEKWGRMAAFLLSTAVFAVSHLEPLRTTLLLVISIPIGLARLSTGRLAGGIVAHAVNNFLPAVAILLGALGIASF is encoded by the coding sequence GTGACCACATCACGGCCCCGCGAAACCAGCGCTCTCTCCCCGGAGGAATTCGGGGCCGAATCGGCCGCGTTCCCGTCCCATCGGTGGGGATTCGGGGCCTTTCTCCTGGTCGAAGCGATCCTGCTGGCGTCCGCGGCGTTCATCGGCGTGCTGGCCGGCCAGCCCGCGCACGGACGGCCGCTGCCGATCAGCACGGTCCTGCTCGGCACCATGCTGCCGACTCTGATCGCCGCCGGGGCAGCGGTGCTGGTCACGCTCGTGCGCGGCAACGGGCCGAAGCTCGACTTGCGGCTGGAATGGCGGTGGGCGGACGCCCGCGTCGGCCTCAAGTACGGACTGCTCGGCCTGGTGCTCACCTCGCTGAGCGCGTGGATCTGGACCGAGGCGGTGGGCTCGTCGAACGCGACCTCGGCGATCAGCGCGGTGGTCGACGACCGCAAGATGTCGGTGCCCGCGGCGATCGTCATGTTCGGCTACCTGTGGCTGGTCGGGCCGATCTGCGAGGAGATCATCTACCGCGGCCTGCTCTGGGGCGCGGTGGAGCGGCTGCAGTGGCGCAGCGAGAAGTGGGGCCGGATGGCCGCGTTCCTGCTGTCCACCGCGGTGTTCGCGGTCAGCCATCTGGAACCGCTGCGCACCACCTTGCTGCTGGTGATCTCGATTCCGATCGGGCTGGCCCGGCTCAGCACCGGGCGTCTCGCCGGCGGCATCGTCGCGCACGCGGTGAACAACTTCCTGCCCGCGGTCGCGATCCTGCTCGGCGCGCTCGGCATCGCCTCGTTCTGA
- a CDS encoding CPBP family intramembrane glutamic endopeptidase: MADDAGDRKILGAHWAFAAFFGGVAGYYLVTILTAAAFNRHVRDDDPVEAFVGPLLLLALLPNLILGLGPLLGSLRRGDGLERDFGLRPRGRDLRIGLACGALALVVGFVLNLAEISVFGGDEVSDSPLTDLPDVSGSGPVWLVAAALLLVVAVPLTEELLLRGALWNALVHHRVPPWVVLVLTSLVFALLHGEATRTIALFGQGLVLGLARHYSGRTSASVIAHVANNLPPAVLLFTGY; this comes from the coding sequence GCTGGGGACAGAAAAATACTCGGTGCCCATTGGGCATTCGCCGCCTTTTTCGGCGGAGTCGCCGGCTACTACCTCGTCACCATCCTCACCGCGGCCGCCTTCAACCGGCACGTCCGCGACGACGACCCGGTCGAGGCATTCGTCGGGCCGCTGCTCCTGCTGGCCCTCTTGCCGAACCTGATCCTCGGCCTCGGCCCGCTGCTCGGCTCGCTGCGCCGCGGCGACGGTCTCGAACGCGACTTCGGCCTGCGCCCCCGCGGCCGCGACCTCCGGATCGGCCTCGCCTGCGGCGCGCTCGCCCTTGTCGTCGGTTTCGTGCTGAATCTCGCCGAGATCTCCGTCTTCGGCGGCGACGAGGTGTCCGACAGCCCGCTCACCGATCTGCCGGACGTGTCCGGCAGCGGCCCGGTCTGGCTGGTCGCCGCCGCGCTGCTGCTCGTGGTCGCTGTGCCGCTGACCGAGGAACTGCTGCTGCGCGGCGCGCTGTGGAACGCACTGGTACACCATCGGGTGCCGCCGTGGGTGGTGCTGGTGCTCACCTCCCTGGTGTTCGCGCTGCTGCACGGCGAGGCCACCCGCACGATCGCGCTGTTCGGCCAGGGCCTGGTGCTCGGCCTGGCCCGGCACTACTCCGGGCGGACCTCGGCAAGCGTCATCGCGCACGTCGCCAACAACTTGCCGCCGGCCGTGCTGCTGTTCACCGGATACTGA